The following are from one region of the Natronosporangium hydrolyticum genome:
- a CDS encoding type II toxin-antitoxin system VapC family toxin has protein sequence MLVIDTSALVEVLTTDPAAIPELAQRVHGVEWMSAPSLIDYEVLNVLRKLVLRQSIDIELAEDSRRTLRALRLVRYPMSEELADRVWQLRHNASAYDASFVALAEHLNVPLVTAERRLAEGVRGLTSAPVESYAVPE, from the coding sequence GTGCTGGTGATCGACACCTCCGCTCTAGTGGAGGTGCTCACGACCGATCCGGCCGCGATACCTGAGCTGGCGCAGCGGGTGCACGGCGTCGAATGGATGAGCGCACCGAGCTTGATCGACTACGAGGTCTTGAACGTCCTCCGCAAGCTTGTGCTACGGCAGTCGATCGACATCGAGCTGGCCGAGGATTCTCGCCGCACCCTGCGGGCGCTGCGACTGGTGCGCTATCCGATGAGTGAGGAGCTTGCCGACCGGGTGTGGCAGCTGCGGCACAACGCCTCGGCCTACGACGCCTCGTTCGTCGCGCTAGCCGAACACCTCAACGTGCCGTTGGTGACCGCGGAACGTCGACTTGCTGAAGGAGTACGCGGGCTCACCAGCGCCCCGGTCGAGTCGTACGCCGTTCCTGAGTAA
- a CDS encoding PadR family transcriptional regulator produces the protein MAHVILGLLLLAPQSLYGLIKNFEAGVALVYSASSGSIKRALDTLLDRGLIEVASVEPGGRGKKVYRTTEAGRQEFHDWMTGELSGTNLEVAALPRLFFLGLLDPEDRTPVLRRMQQRAAADLVDLTALEQHLDAMTVPAEHREIVAYQRATLAYGLASGRHAVTWFGDLADRGGPEHL, from the coding sequence GTGGCACACGTGATCCTGGGGCTGCTGCTCCTCGCCCCGCAGAGCCTCTACGGCCTGATCAAGAACTTCGAGGCGGGGGTCGCGCTGGTCTACAGCGCCAGTTCCGGCAGCATCAAGCGTGCCCTCGACACGCTGCTCGACAGGGGGCTGATCGAGGTCGCGAGCGTCGAACCGGGCGGGCGCGGCAAGAAGGTTTACCGCACCACCGAGGCGGGCCGCCAGGAGTTCCACGACTGGATGACCGGCGAACTCAGCGGGACGAACCTGGAGGTCGCGGCGCTTCCGCGATTGTTCTTCCTCGGGCTGCTCGATCCCGAGGACCGCACCCCCGTGCTGCGACGGATGCAGCAGCGGGCAGCGGCTGACCTGGTCGACCTCACCGCACTGGAGCAGCACCTCGACGCGATGACCGTTCCGGCCGAACATCGCGAGATCGTGGCGTACCAGCGGGCGACCCTGGCCTACGGGCTGGCCTCCGGACGCCACGCCGTCACGTGGTTCGGCGACCTCGCCGACCGGGGTGGACCGGAGCACCTGTAG
- a CDS encoding serine hydrolase domain-containing protein: protein MSPPRRTFTAPGNRVAGDVDARLTSFVQRLGARPGLHHVSLAMTSADGRYHWAGGSGPAVAGEPEVRPEAPFFIASITKRFIITLVLQAHERGELDLATPITGYLPPSITTGLHMSDGLDRTPSITVRHLASHTSGLPDFFERRRAGPSLYRQLRAGHDTSWSFDDAITIAREQQRPHFAPQDLTAERQRARYSDTGFQLLIRILETVTSRRFPDLLAERITGPLSLTHTWHPAGRPAEPPPATPLPLYAGRRRVDVDGVIRSSNDLYSTTDDLLTFERALVAGEPFRDPATRHLLTERRNRLRNAPVLRYGLGTMTFSVNRLISPQRRPVTLVGHSGSTGTWLFTCPELGLHLAGTVDQTQAQGLPFRIMAKCLRRWARWP from the coding sequence ATGAGCCCACCCCGGCGCACCTTCACGGCGCCCGGCAATCGCGTGGCCGGCGACGTCGACGCCCGCCTGACCAGCTTCGTCCAGCGGCTGGGCGCCAGGCCCGGCCTGCACCACGTCAGCCTCGCCATGACCAGCGCCGACGGGCGGTACCACTGGGCAGGCGGTTCCGGGCCGGCAGTCGCCGGCGAGCCGGAGGTGCGCCCCGAGGCGCCCTTCTTCATCGCCTCGATCACCAAACGGTTCATCATCACGCTGGTCTTGCAGGCTCACGAGCGCGGTGAGCTCGACCTGGCCACACCCATCACCGGCTACCTACCCCCAAGCATCACCACGGGGCTGCACATGAGCGACGGCTTGGACCGGACGCCGAGCATCACCGTGCGGCACCTCGCCAGCCACACCTCGGGGCTGCCGGACTTCTTCGAACGACGCCGAGCCGGCCCCAGCCTCTACCGACAACTCCGCGCCGGGCACGACACATCCTGGAGTTTCGACGACGCCATCACCATCGCCCGCGAGCAGCAGCGCCCACACTTCGCCCCGCAGGACCTCACCGCCGAGCGGCAGCGGGCCCGCTACTCCGACACCGGCTTCCAACTGCTGATCCGGATCCTCGAAACCGTCACATCGCGACGCTTCCCGGATCTGCTCGCTGAACGGATCACCGGCCCGCTCAGCCTCACCCACACCTGGCACCCCGCCGGCCGGCCCGCCGAGCCGCCCCCGGCAACCCCCCTGCCGCTCTACGCCGGGCGGCGACGCGTCGATGTGGACGGGGTCATCAGGTCGAGCAATGATCTGTACAGCACCACCGACGACCTGCTCACCTTCGAGCGGGCCCTCGTCGCCGGTGAGCCATTCCGCGACCCGGCTACCCGACATCTGCTGACCGAGCGCCGCAACCGCCTGCGCAACGCCCCGGTCCTCCGGTACGGCCTGGGCACCATGACCTTCTCGGTCAACCGGCTCATCTCACCGCAGCGCCGGCCCGTGACCCTCGTCGGGCACTCTGGATCGACCGGCACCTGGCTGTTCACCTGCCCGGAACTCGGCCTGCACCTGGCCGGGACGGTCGACCAGACCCAGGCCCAAGGCCTGCCCTTCCGCATCATGGCCAAGTGTCTGCGCCGCTGGGCACGCTGGCCCTGA
- a CDS encoding TetR/AcrR family transcriptional regulator — MRSDSQAAGQKPRSFIEDARRAQIVTSAVETLAEHGYAGTSLARIATRVGISKGVISYHFAGKDELIEQLVEQIYGRISAFVAPEVKREQTVVRRLAARFRALANYASTHRAEMVALTEIFNNLRDSNGQLRYGDGYNEDLYQQLEEEFRAGQATGELRSFDTRVMAVTAQAAIDAMIAYSDTNPDHDIGAHASELALLFEHAIKAPTTAPPQET, encoded by the coding sequence ATGCGGTCAGATTCTCAGGCAGCCGGCCAGAAGCCTCGCTCGTTCATTGAGGATGCACGCCGTGCGCAGATCGTCACCAGCGCCGTCGAGACCCTCGCGGAGCACGGGTACGCCGGGACCTCATTGGCTCGGATCGCCACTCGCGTCGGCATCAGCAAGGGCGTCATCTCCTACCACTTCGCCGGCAAGGATGAGTTGATCGAACAGTTGGTGGAGCAGATCTACGGCCGGATCAGTGCGTTCGTCGCACCCGAGGTCAAGCGGGAGCAGACGGTCGTCAGGCGGCTCGCGGCTCGTTTCCGGGCGCTCGCCAACTACGCGAGCACTCATCGCGCCGAGATGGTCGCGCTGACCGAGATCTTCAACAACCTGCGCGACTCGAACGGTCAACTCCGATACGGAGATGGCTACAACGAAGACCTCTATCAGCAGCTGGAGGAGGAGTTTCGCGCGGGCCAGGCGACCGGCGAGCTCCGCTCTTTCGATACCCGGGTCATGGCGGTCACTGCGCAGGCAGCGATCGACGCCATGATCGCTTACTCCGACACCAACCCCGATCATGACATCGGAGCGCACGCCAGCGAGCTCGCGCTCCTCTTCGAACATGCCATCAAGGCGCCGACCACCGCCCCACCGCAAGAAACCTGA
- a CDS encoding DUF418 domain-containing protein, with protein MLLLIVLANTVYYLYSRDHSGSSGHPLDGSAVDKVVQAVLIIGVDLRVYPMFAFLFGYGLVMLLRSQQRRGRSDQDARRLVQRRNLWLILFGAVHAILLWGGDILGAYGLTGLILVWLFLRRSDRTLLIWAGVGATLVFLLAALSTLEGVAILAGEETPSEVGGWITAIMTESVATESVVAAALLRITMWPIQIFIVQGILGLVVPVSILLGIWAARRQILERPSEHRRLLWIVAVGGVAIGWAGAMPHALTHVGIFSGLEPVLSSFAAPQMLTGLACGLGYVAAFGLIGDRLAGRPLGRWAGAVSAVGKRSMTCYLAQSVLCAPLLAAWGLGLGAHLGSATMATYAVGVWLITVVYAVYLERAGKAGPAETLMRRLTGRDGRAP; from the coding sequence ATGCTGTTGCTGATCGTGCTGGCAAACACCGTCTACTATCTTTATAGCCGGGACCACTCTGGAAGCAGCGGCCATCCGCTCGATGGCTCGGCCGTCGACAAAGTCGTGCAGGCAGTTCTGATCATCGGCGTGGACCTACGGGTCTATCCGATGTTTGCCTTCCTCTTCGGCTACGGCCTCGTGATGCTGCTCCGCAGTCAGCAACGGAGAGGGCGTTCGGACCAGGATGCTCGGAGACTGGTGCAGCGACGAAACCTGTGGTTGATTCTCTTCGGCGCTGTCCACGCGATCCTCCTCTGGGGCGGAGACATCCTGGGCGCGTACGGATTGACCGGCCTGATTCTGGTCTGGCTCTTCCTGCGCCGGTCGGACCGCACCTTACTGATCTGGGCGGGGGTCGGCGCGACGCTGGTGTTTCTGTTGGCGGCTCTCTCCACCCTTGAGGGGGTGGCTATCCTGGCCGGCGAGGAGACTCCTTCCGAGGTCGGTGGATGGATCACCGCCATCATGACCGAAAGCGTCGCCACCGAGAGTGTCGTGGCCGCGGCCCTCCTGCGGATTACGATGTGGCCGATCCAGATCTTCATCGTGCAGGGCATCCTCGGGCTAGTCGTCCCAGTCTCCATACTCCTCGGGATCTGGGCCGCCCGGCGTCAGATCCTCGAGCGTCCGAGTGAGCACCGGCGGCTGCTCTGGATCGTCGCCGTGGGCGGTGTCGCCATCGGCTGGGCAGGCGCGATGCCACACGCGCTGACGCACGTTGGCATATTTAGCGGTCTCGAACCGGTGCTGTCGTCGTTCGCCGCACCACAGATGCTCACCGGGCTGGCCTGCGGCCTAGGTTACGTCGCAGCCTTCGGCCTGATCGGCGACCGACTCGCTGGCCGGCCGCTCGGGCGGTGGGCAGGCGCAGTCAGCGCGGTGGGGAAGCGATCGATGACGTGTTACCTCGCCCAGTCGGTCCTGTGTGCACCGCTGCTCGCCGCCTGGGGGCTCGGGCTCGGCGCACACCTCGGCAGCGCCACCATGGCCACGTACGCGGTCGGCGTCTGGCTGATCACCGTGGTCTACGCCGTGTACCTGGAACGAGCAGGCAAAGCCGGCCCGGCCGAGACCCTGATGCGGCGTCTGACTGGGAGGGATGGGCGAGCCCCATAG